The sequence below is a genomic window from Nocardia fluminea.
TCAGCGCTCGCTCGACTGCCCGCAACGTCACGTTGTCCGCGAGTTCGCGTAAACCTCGAATACCGCACTCGCAGTGTGTGTTTCGCTACTACAGCTCGGTCGCGGCCCGAGCCGGCGGCACCTGCTCCTCGGTCGCGGACCCGCGCGCCGCCTGCAGCGCCGCCCGCCAGAGCCCACCGGCGAGCAGTTCCATCACCCCGATCACGACCAGCCCGGCGCCGGCCATCGTGGCCAGCCCGGTGACTGTCTGGAAGGTGATCGCGATGACGGCGAGGCCGATCGCGGTGGTGGCGAGCCCGCACACTTCGTGCGCCCAACCGTCGTCGACGCTGTCGTCCCACGCGGCAACCAGCGCGTGCACGATGCCGCGCACCGACCAGCCGATACCGATCCACAGCGCCAGCAGTTCGATAGTGCCGCCCTCGAAGACCAGACCCGCCAAGATCCCCGTGAGCGCGGCACTGACCAGCACCAGCACCCGCAGCGGGAACGCGATGCGCGCCATGAACGCCAGATACGCCTGCACCAGGGTGCTCAGGATCAGCGAGATCCCGAACAGCGTGGCCAGCACGGATTCGTCGCGCCCCGGCCACAACAGCAGCGCCACACCGAGCAGGAACGAGCACCCGCCCGCGAACAGCATCGCAGTCCGGGTCCGATCCGCGCTGCCGGTCATGTCAATCGCTCCAGCAGATACGGCGACGTTCGGCTGACCGCGTTGTCCGCGACCTGTTGCGGTGTCCCCTGCGCCACGATCCGGCCTCCCTGCCCGCCGCCGCCCGGTCCCATGTCGATCACGTGGTCGGCTTCGGCGACCACGGTCATGTCGTGTTCGACCACCACCACGGTGGCGCCGCCGTCGACGAGCGAATTCAGTTGTGTCATCAGGATATCGGTGTCGGCCGGATGTAGTCCGGTAGTCGGCTCATCGAGCAGGTAAACGGTGCCGGCGCGCCGTGCCCGCTGTAGTTCGGTGGCCAGCTTCACCCGTTGGGCTTCACCGCCGGACAGTTCGGTGGCCGGTTGCCCGAGCCGCAGGTAGCCGAGGCCGACATCGCGCAGCGTGCGCAGGGCACGCGCGACGACTTCGACATCGTCGAGGAAGTCGGCGGCCTGGTCGACAGTCAGGTCCAGGACCTCGGCGATCGTCTTGCCGCGGTAGGTGATGTCGAGCGTTTCGGGGTTGTAGCGCTTGCCGTGGCAGGCCGGGCAGGGACTGTAGGTGCTGGGCAGGAACAGCAGCTCCACGGTGATGTATCCCTCGCCCTGGCAGGTCGGGCAGCGGCCCTCGGCGACATTGAACGAGAACCGGCCGATGCCGTACCCGCGGGCGGTGGCGGTGCCGGTCGCGGCGAACAGTTTGCGGACCGTGTCGAACAGGCCGGTGTAGGTGGCCAGATTCGATCGCGGGGTGCGCCCGATCGGCGCCTGATCGACTTCGACGACGCGCGCGATGTCCGGATCGGCGTCGGCGGTGACCGAAACAGCGTGCAGCAGGGTCGATTTGCCCGATCCGGAGACGCCGGTGATCGCGGTGAGCACTCCGAGCGGAATGTCGGCGTCGAGGTCGTGCAGGTTGTGGCTGGTGACGGCGCGTAATCGGAGCGCGCCGGTAGGGGCACGGGCCGCGCGCGACGGGCGCACAATCTCACCGAACAGGTAAGGCCGGGTGATCGAGTCGGCCACCTCGCGCAAACCCTCGACCTCCCCGGCGTAGAGGACCTTGCCGCCGTTCACACCGGCGCCGGGGCCGATGTCGATGAGCCAGTCGGCGTGGCGGACGACGTCGAGATCGTGTTCGACCAGGAACACACTGTTGCCCGAATGCTTGAGCCGATCCAGCACTGTTGTCAGGGCCGCGGTGTCGGCGGGATGCAGTCCCGCCGAGGGTTCGTCGAGAATGTAGACGACACCGAACAGGCCCGACCGCAACTGCCCGGCCAACCGCAACCGCTGCAGCTCACCCCCGGACAGTGTCGGGCTCTCCCGATCGACACTCAGGTAACCGAGCCCGAGCTCGATGAGCACGTCTATGCGGGAAGTGAGGTCTTGGGTGAGAACCGCGACCGCTTCGGTGCCAGGGGTGTAGGGGCGCAACACCTCGACGAGGTCGCTCAGCGGCAGATCGGCCAGTTCGGTGATGTTGTACCCGGCGAAGGTCACCGCGAGCGCTTCCGGTTTGAGCCGGCGCCCCGCACACAGCGGACACTCTGCGGTGTGCAGGAATTCGGCCGCGCGGGCCCGGGTGGCTTCGCTCTTGGATTCGGCGTGCGAACGCAACAGCAACTGCTTGGCGCCGGTGTAGGTGCCCTGGTAGGGGCGATGGATGCGATGTGGTTCGCGTACCGGTTCCACGGTGACGACCGGCTTCTCCTCGGTGAACAGGATCCATTCGCGGGCAGCCGGTGAGAGTTCACGCCAGGGGCGGTCGATGTCGTAGCCGAGCGCGCTGAGCACGTCGCGTAGGTTCTTGCCCTGCCAGGCCCCTGGCCACGACGCGATCGCGCCCTCGCGGATGCTCAGCGACGGGTCGGGGACCATCGAGGACTCGGTGGCCTCGTGGACGACACCTTGTCCGTGGCAGCGTGGGCAGGCGCCCTCGACAGTGTTCGGGGAGAACGCGTCGGAGTAGAGCCGGTTGGTGCCCTCGGGGTAGTGCCCGGGTCCGGTTCTGGCCGGAGTGTCGGGGTAGTCGCCTTCGCGGGACATGAGCATGCGCAGCGTGTTCGAGATCGCGGTGACGGTCCCGACGGTCGATCGCGACGAGGGAGCGGACCGGCGTTGAGCCAGGGCCACGGTCGGCGGTAGACCGGTGACGGTGTCGACATCGGGCGCTTCCACCTGATTCAGCAACCTACGGGCATACGGTGCCACCGACTCCAGGTAGCGGCGTTGCGATTCCGCGTAGAGCGTGCCGAACGCCAACGACGATTTGCCGGATCCCGACACTCCGGTGAAGGCGACCAGCGCATTTCGTGGCATGTCCGCGTCGACGTCGCGCAGGTTGTGGACCCGGGCGCCACGCACCCGAACCGAAGAATCGACCTCGTGCGAATCCACAGCTACCTACCGTACTCCCGGGTGGGCGAGCTTCGGCGTGAACGCGCCCGGAGGCGGAGAGGTCAGAAGAACCAGCCCAGCTGCGGGGCGCGGTCGGTGGTGAACGCTTCATCGAACGCGCGCAGCGCCTTCGGGTCCTCGACGGTGATCCGGCTCGCGGCGGCGAACATGGTGGCGCGATGGGCGCCGAAGTAGAGAGCACCGAGGATATTGATGTCGAAGCCGAGAGCCGCTGTCCGGGAAGTCGGCTCGCACTCGGCGACGCCGTCGCGGATCCGCAGGGCGAAGTTCCCGCCTGCGTCGCGGAACGGGTCGTGCACCGCCACCACGGTATCGAGGTCGGCGCGGTAGGCACGGGCGGTCAGGGCGGCGGGGACATCCATCACGCGCGCCCACAGTGCGTCGCCTCGGTGGGTTACCTGCACCGCGCGTGGGTCGGTGAGCAGGTAGGCCAGCGGATCGTCGTCGGCGATCTCGGCTTCCACGGTGTCGACGAGGTCCATCCCGAGCAGGACCCGCCAGAGCGCGGCGTGCGCGTCGGGGGTGACCGCACGAAATTCCCACACCGAGGCGATGTCGCGGTTCTCGCGTCGCGAGCGCCGATACAGGGCATAGCCGTCGGCGTGGAGCAGGACGAACAGCGTTGTCGCACCGCGGCGGTGACGTTCCACGTCGGCGAAGAACAGGTCCCACTTGGCATCGGGGCGCGCCTGCGCGCCCGCCGTCATCTTCTGCCAGCGCTCGTAGATCTCCCGGATCCGCGGGGCGGCTTCTGCCAGAGTCTCCAGTGTCACGCCACCAGGATCCGGTGTGGTGGCACGGAATTCGGCCCGGCGTGTATCGATGAACACCGCGGTGTCGATGATGGCCACCTCGTAGCCGAACCGCCCGTAGATCGTGCCCTCACTGGCGGTGAAGATCGTCAACGGCAAACCGTCGGCCTCGGTCCGCGCGTGCTGAGCCCGATAGAGTTCGCGCAGGATTCCGCGCCGCCGATGTGTCGGCGCCACCGCGACCCCCGACACCCCACACGCGCGCACCGTCCGTTCCCCCGGCACCGTGACCGTCATCGTCAGATCCACCGTGTGCCCGACGATCCGGTCACCCTCCACCGCGACCAGTGACCGCTCCACCGGAAACACCGCTCCCCGGAATTCGTTCTCGTCACCCCCGTACCGCATCCCGAACCCGGCCTCCTGCAACCCCGTGATCGCCGCCGAGTCCGCGGGAGTCCCCGCCCGAACGCACACGCTCTTCGCCGATGCCATGCTCGTACCCTGCCACGCCACCCCGCCCCGGCACATCCGGTTTTAGACCCGGCAGAGCACGTGTCCGTCCGGGCAGAGTCATACCCAGTCGGTCAGCACACTGATCAACTCGACAACCGGGCCCAGCGCCGAAGGCGCGGCGACCGAACCGGCCCCGCCGACCCACAGCGACACCGGAACGCGATGGAATCGCACGGCAGCGGCGCCCCAGGGCACATCGGTGTGCGCGACCCCGTCCACCGCCACCCCGAGCTCCCTGTCGACCGACCAGTTCTCGGCCGGTGTCACGACAACCGTCGGGTCCGCCGTATCGCTGAGACTCTGAGCCTGGGCGGTCGTGCGGCCGGTCAGCAGATCGATGACGGCCCCGATCGCGACCGGATCACGCGTCCCGTCGTAGATCCAGCGCCGCCCCAGCACCCCGTGCTCGGCGATGCCGATCAGTGCCGAGTCGCCACCGGGCAACGGTGCCCCGCGATAGGTCATCGGCACCTGATACAGCACCTGGTCGGGACCTGAATCGTCGACGAACAGCACGAATTCGATGCCGACTTCACCGGCCGGATCGTCGAGGCGGAAGCCACCGACCTTGTCCAGGCGTGGAATCGTGCCCAGATACCACTGTTGACGGGGCAGCCATGCCGCGACGAGATCGCGCTTGGACGGTGTGACGGTGGTCTGGTGGATGACTGCCATCTGTGCGTCAACCTTTCGCGGTCATGGCGCGCAGATCGGGCAGGGTGCCGATGCGCTGGGTGGTGGGACGGCCGGGGGCCGCGGTTTGGGGGGAGCCGGTGCTACGGAGCAGGGTACGGATCTGGTCGGGGCTCGCCCGGCCCGCGCCCCGGGTGCGGATGCCCTGGTAGGCGGCGATGGCGCCGACGACGATCGGGGACGCGCTGGAGGTGCCGCTGAATTCGTCGGTGTACCAGAGGTCCTCGTCGGGACCGCCTTGCAGGTCGCCGTAACCGGTGGTGGTGACTTCGCGGCCCCAGCCCTGGGCGTCGAGCCGGGCCCCGTGGTTGGAGAAGTCCAGGCGCGAGCGGGCGGGTCCGTGGTCGCGACCGTGCAGACCCGGTGGTGGGGCGCCCGCACCGACCACGATGGCACCGGAGTCGGCCGGGCCCGCGCGGAACGGGTTGTGCCAGGTGGCGGGGAAGTCGCCGGGGCGGGTGTCGTAGACGGCGTCGTCGAGATTCTCGCCACCGTTGCCCGCCGCTTCGACGACGACGATTCCC
It includes:
- a CDS encoding DUF308 domain-containing protein, which codes for MTGSADRTRTAMLFAGGCSFLLGVALLLWPGRDESVLATLFGISLILSTLVQAYLAFMARIAFPLRVLVLVSAALTGILAGLVFEGGTIELLALWIGIGWSVRGIVHALVAAWDDSVDDGWAHEVCGLATTAIGLAVIAITFQTVTGLATMAGAGLVVIGVMELLAGGLWRAALQAARGSATEEQVPPARAATEL
- a CDS encoding ATP-binding cassette domain-containing protein, with translation MPRNALVAFTGVSGSGKSSLAFGTLYAESQRRYLESVAPYARRLLNQVEAPDVDTVTGLPPTVALAQRRSAPSSRSTVGTVTAISNTLRMLMSREGDYPDTPARTGPGHYPEGTNRLYSDAFSPNTVEGACPRCHGQGVVHEATESSMVPDPSLSIREGAIASWPGAWQGKNLRDVLSALGYDIDRPWRELSPAAREWILFTEEKPVVTVEPVREPHRIHRPYQGTYTGAKQLLLRSHAESKSEATRARAAEFLHTAECPLCAGRRLKPEALAVTFAGYNITELADLPLSDLVEVLRPYTPGTEAVAVLTQDLTSRIDVLIELGLGYLSVDRESPTLSGGELQRLRLAGQLRSGLFGVVYILDEPSAGLHPADTAALTTVLDRLKHSGNSVFLVEHDLDVVRHADWLIDIGPGAGVNGGKVLYAGEVEGLREVADSITRPYLFGEIVRPSRAARAPTGALRLRAVTSHNLHDLDADIPLGVLTAITGVSGSGKSTLLHAVSVTADADPDIARVVEVDQAPIGRTPRSNLATYTGLFDTVRKLFAATGTATARGYGIGRFSFNVAEGRCPTCQGEGYITVELLFLPSTYSPCPACHGKRYNPETLDITYRGKTIAEVLDLTVDQAADFLDDVEVVARALRTLRDVGLGYLRLGQPATELSGGEAQRVKLATELQRARRAGTVYLLDEPTTGLHPADTDILMTQLNSLVDGGATVVVVEHDMTVVAEADHVIDMGPGGGGQGGRIVAQGTPQQVADNAVSRTSPYLLERLT
- a CDS encoding GNAT family N-acetyltransferase, which translates into the protein MASAKSVCVRAGTPADSAAITGLQEAGFGMRYGGDENEFRGAVFPVERSLVAVEGDRIVGHTVDLTMTVTVPGERTVRACGVSGVAVAPTHRRRGILRELYRAQHARTEADGLPLTIFTASEGTIYGRFGYEVAIIDTAVFIDTRRAEFRATTPDPGGVTLETLAEAAPRIREIYERWQKMTAGAQARPDAKWDLFFADVERHRRGATTLFVLLHADGYALYRRSRRENRDIASVWEFRAVTPDAHAALWRVLLGMDLVDTVEAEIADDDPLAYLLTDPRAVQVTHRGDALWARVMDVPAALTARAYRADLDTVVAVHDPFRDAGGNFALRIRDGVAECEPTSRTAALGFDINILGALYFGAHRATMFAAASRITVEDPKALRAFDEAFTTDRAPQLGWFF
- a CDS encoding maltokinase N-terminal cap-like domain-containing protein, with the translated sequence MAVIHQTTVTPSKRDLVAAWLPRQQWYLGTIPRLDKVGGFRLDDPAGEVGIEFVLFVDDSGPDQVLYQVPMTYRGAPLPGGDSALIGIAEHGVLGRRWIYDGTRDPVAIGAVIDLLTGRTTAQAQSLSDTADPTVVVTPAENWSVDRELGVAVDGVAHTDVPWGAAAVRFHRVPVSLWVGGAGSVAAPSALGPVVELISVLTDWV